In Deinococcus aquiradiocola, the sequence ACCGTCGCGATCACGCACACCAGCAGGCCCGCCGCCGCCAGCCCCAGCAGCAGCAGCGCCCGCCGGTCCCGCGTGCGGCCCACCGGCTGCAGCACGCCCTGCGCGTACGCGCGCGCCTGATCCCCACCCGACAGCACGTCCACCGGCACGGGCGCGTTCGGGCGCGTGCTGGACACGCTCGCACTGCCGCCGCCCACCGAGGGCCGCAGCAGGCCGTCCGTCGTGAACGGCGAGTACACGCTGGACGTCACCCAGTACCCGTACTGCCCGGCCGGGATGGGCGTGTCCACCTGCACGGCACTGCCGGAGAGCCGCACCGTGAGCGGCGTGTCCTTGCGGACGGGCGTCGCCTTGCCGTCCGGCACGAACTCCAGGCTGCTCCCGAACCCGTCCACGCGGATGTGGTACTGCCAGCCCTGCTGCGCGGGCGTCACGAACCCCAGCGAATCCAGGGTGGACGCGCCGCCCAGGCGGCTCTTCACGAAGATGTCGATCACGCCCGCCGAGTACCCGAGCGGCGCGTTCCAGAGGTTCTGCACCGACCCGAGCGCCACCGTGAGGCGCAGCTTCCCGTTCACGGTCTCGACGCGCAGTTCCCGCAGGTCCAGCGCGCTCGCGGCGAGCGGCGGCCGGGACGGCAGGGTGTACGAGCCGTCGCCGCGCGTGTCTCCGGCAGCGTCGGGAATGGTCAGGAGGGCCGCAGCCAGGAGCGAAAGCACGGCTGGGAGTATAGCCCGTCAGCGGCGGTGCCTGAGGGCCAGCAGCGCCCGCGCCAGCGCGGCCGGATCGTGGTGCGCCACGTCGCCCGCCTCCAGCAGCGGCGCGTAACTCACTCGGCGGCGCACGCCGGGCGTCATGCCGAGACTGCTGAGCAGTTCCGCACCCTCGGCCGCGTAGCGGTCCACCACGCGCAGCGGCACCGGCTGGCTGTTCACGAGCAGCAGGTCCGGCCGCCGCCCCAGGTGATGCAGGATCGCCGCGTCGAGCGCCGCGAGGCCCATCCCGTCCGTCTCGCCCGGCTCGGTCATGATGGGCGCCACGTACACCAGCGGCGCGGGCGAACGCCGGATCGTCTCCGCGACCTCCGGCACCAGCAGCGCCGGAAGGATCGACGTGTACAGGCTGCCGGGCCCCAGCACGATCAGGTCCGCCTGCCGGACGGCGGCCGTCACGGCGGGCAGCGCGGGCAGGTCCGGCGGGTCGAGCCGCACCCGCAGGATGCGCGCGTCCCCCTTCGACTGCGCGAGCTGACTCTCGCCCACCACGGTCCGCCCGTCCGACAGTTCCGCCACGAGCCGCGTGGGGGAGGTCGTGGCGGGGAACACCTCGCCGCGCACCTTCAGGATCTCGTGCACGTCCTGCATCGCGCCCTGCAGGCCGCCCTGCTCTTCGGACAGCGTGGCGAGCAGCAGGTTCCCGAAGGTGTGCCCCTCCAGGCCCTCGCCGCGCTCGAAGCGGTGCAGCAGCAGCCGCGCCAGCACCGGGCTGTCCGACAGGGCCGCGTAGCAGTCCGTCAGGTCGCCCGGCGCGATCATGTCGAGCGACGCGCGCAGCCGCCCCGAAGAGCCGCCGTCGTCGGCGACCGTCACGATTCCTGTCAGGTTCCCGGTGTGGGACTTCATGCCGCCCAGCAGTTTCGACAGGCCCGTCCCGCCGCCCACCGCGACCACGCGCGGCCCGCGCGCCAGGGTCCGCACCGAGTGGATGGTGTCGAGCGTCGCGGCAGGATCGCTGCCCATGGCGCGCAGGATGCTGCGGTTGAACATCACCATGCTCGTCACGGCGCCCGCGAGCGAGAGCAGCATCACCGCGCCGCCCAGCATCCACACCTGCAGGAAGCCCGTGCCGAGCGCGGCGTTGAGGTTCAGGATCCAGCGGGTCGCGACCGCGTGCAGCGGCCCCGTCCACGTCAGGTACAGGAACGCGAAGGCGCCCACCAGCGAGCACGCGATGAACAGCGTGAACCAGCGTTTGACGCCCAGGCCCGCCGGGAGCCAGCGCGACATGTTCCGCGCCCACGCCTGACCGCGCTGCCCGGCCGACCCGCGCTCACCCGCGTCCGCCGTGGGACCGGGCCGCGCGTCCCGGCTCAGCCCCGGGGCTTCGTCCTCCCGGGTGGGGGCGGGTGTCAGGGTCAGGGGAGCTTGCTCCGGCTCGCCTGCCTCCGGCGCGGCCGTCTGGGGTCCGGGCACGCGTTCGGGCGTCACGGGGTGGTCTGCGGGATGTCCCGGTGGTCGATCACGCGGGCCCCCAGATCGTCGAGGTCGTGCTTGAGGCGTTCGGCCACCGCCACGCTGCGGTGCTGCCCGCCCGTGCAGCCCACCGCGACGCTGTAACTCAGCCGGCCGTTCGCGCGGGCCCGCTCGGCACTCTCGCGCACGTAGTCGCGCAGGCGCGCGTAGAAGTCCAGGCTCGCCTGATCCTGGAACACGTACCCGGCCACGTCCTCGTCCAGGCCCGTCCGGGCGCGCAGCTGGGGATCGTAGTACGGGTTGGGGAGGGTGCGCACGTCCACCATCAGGTCCACGTCGCGCGGCGGCGCGTGCTTGAACCCGAACGTCGTGAGGCGCAGGTCGAAGCCCTGCGACAGCCCGAACAGGCCCAGCACCCGCTCGCTCAGCTGCGCGTTGCTGAGCGTGGTCGTGTCGATCACGGTGTCCGCGATGGCCCGCAGGGGCGCGAGCAGGTCCGCCTCGCGCTTGAAGTCCAGCAGCAGGCTCGGGTCGCCCAGCGGGTGGATGCGGCGGCTGAGGTTGTACCGGCGCAGCAGCACCTCGTCCGTCGCCTCCAGGAACACGACGCGCACCCCGTCCTGACGTTTCGTGAGGCGGTCGTAACTGGAGTCGAGGGCGGCCAGGAAGTCGCGCGTGCGGGCGTCCGTGCTGACGACCACCCGTTCGATGCCGCGCGCCTGCGCGAGGTCACTCATGGCGCCCCACAGTTCGGGCGGGAGGTTGTCGGTCGCGAAGTAACCGGCGTCCTCCAGCGCCCGCAGCGCGGTGCTCTTGCCGCTGCCGGAGAGGCCGGAGACGATGATGAAGGGCATGCCGGAAGTGTACCCCGCCCCGGCCCGGACGGTGACGGCCCCGCGCCCGGCAGGGGAGAGGCCCGGCGCGGCTCACCGTGCGGCCCGGACGCGGGAGGTACAATGGCGGGTGTGCTGCTGACCGCCCTCACGACCCTGAACTACCGCAATCTGGAGGCGGCCACCCTGAACTTCCCGGCGGGCGTGACGGGCATCTGGGGCCAGAACGGCGCCGGAAAGACGAACCTGCTCGAAGCGGCGTACCTCGCCCTGACGGGCCTGACGGACGCGCCGCGCCTCGAGGTGCTCGTGCGCGCCGGGGAGCGCGAAGGGTACGTCCGCGCGGACCTGTACCAGGGCGGCAGCCTCAGCGTGCTGGAGACGGGCGTCGGCCGGGGGCGGCGTACCACCCGTGTGGACGGCGTGCGCGTGCGCGGTCAGGAACTCCCGCGCGGCAGCGCCGTCTGGATCCGCCCGGAGGACAGCGAACTCGTGTACGGCGGTCCCGCCCTGCGCCGCGCGTTCCTTGACGCGCTCCTGTCGCGCCTCAGCCCCCGGCACGCCCAGGTGCTCGCCCGCTACGAGCGCAGCGTCGCGCAGCGCAACGCGGGCCTCAAGGCCGGTGAGGACTGGGCGATGGGCGTCTGGGACGAGAGCCTCGTCACGCTCGGCACCGAGATCATGCTGCTGCGCCGCCGCGCCGTGTCGCGCCTCGCGGAACTCGCCGCCGAGAACCACGCCGCGCTCGGCAGCGGCAAACCCCTGCGCCTCGAACTGCTCGAAACGACCACTCCCGACACCTTCCGCGCCGACCTCGGCCGCCGCCGCCCCGAGGAACTCCGCCGGGGCGCCACCGTGCTCGGCCCGCACCGCGACGACCTGCGCCTGCACCTCGGGGACTTCCCGGCCAGCGACTACGCCAGCCGCGGCGAGGCGCGCACCATCGCCCTCGCGCTGCGCAAGGCGGAACTCGACCTGCTGCAGGAACGTTACGCGGAACCGCCCATCCTGCTCATCGACGACTTCTCCGCCGAACTCGACCCGCAGCGCCGCCAGTTCCTGCTGGACCTCGCCGCGTCCGTCCCGCAGGCCATCGTGACCGGCACCGAGGCCTTCCCCGGCGCGGTCCTCGAACTGCGCGCGCACGGCGGCACCTTCCGGCCCGCCCGTCACCCCGAACCGCAACCCACGCAGGTGCACGCGTGAGCCGCCGCACCGGCACCACGCACAGCATGCGCGGCCTGCTCGGCGAGACGCTCGCCCGGCGCGGCCTGAAGGTCGGCGTGAACCGCGCCCGCAGCGTCCTGCTGTGGCCGCAGGTGGTCGGCCCGGAACTCGCGCGCCTCACCCGCGCCCGCAACCAGCACGGCACCACCCTGTTCGTCGAGGCGCGCGACAGCGCCCAGGCGCACCACCTCAGCATGCAGCGCCACCACGTCCTCGCGCGGCTGCAGCAGGCGCTCGGTGACGAGAGCGTCACCGAACTGCGCTTCGTGGTCGGCACGCCCAGGCCCGAGGAGACGGTCGTCGTGCAGGACGTCCTCCCGCCCCCCGACCGGGAACGCGCGCAGCAGCTCGTGCAGGACGTGCCTGACACCCTGCGGGACGCCGCCACCCGCGCCGCCGAGGCCATCACCCGCGCCCGCCGGTGGCGCGAACAGCAGGGCTACAGCCCCTGCCCCGTCTGCGGCGAAGCCACCGCCGAGCAGCCCTGCCGCGCCTGCAGCCTCACCCTGAAGGACCCCGCCGTGCGCCGCGCCGCCCCGCAACTCGCGCGCGACCCGCGCCTGCTGGACACCCTCCCCGTCCTGCTCGGCGAGAGCGGCACGCAGGCCGCCCGGCACCTCGCGCTCGAAGTGCTGAGCGAACAGATGGACCTGCTCGCCCTGGAGTGCGTCCGGTCCGGCGGCGAGGTGTACTACCGCGAGTACCTCGGCGAGCAGGCGCGCCTGTACGTGTCGCTCACGCTGCGCCGCACGAACGCGCCCCTCACGCGCGCCCACCTGCGCCTCCTGCCCGAACGCGTCCAGACGGTCCTCGCGGGCAGCGTCGAACAGGACTGATCCCACGCCCGGCTGAACTCCTGGCGTTCAGCCGAGCGAAGAGGGCACCAACAAGTACGGTTCCCAGGAGATGATTTGGATGCCGGCGTCGTTCCCGGCGTCCCTGGAATCGGATCAACACCGTATGAAGCGCGGGAACCTGCCAGGCGACCGGGCAAGATGTGAGCCGCCCTGAGCGGACCTTCATGCAAGCCGCCAGTCAGAGTCGTCCTCACGCTCAGCCCTTACAGTGGCAGCCATGAGCCGCGAAGACCACATCCAGGCCGCCCCCGACCGCGTTCAGGTGGGCGTCCTTACCATCTCCGACACCCGGACCGAGGAGACCGACACGAGCGGCCAGTACCTGCTCGCGGAACTCCGCAGCGGCGGGCACGACGTCGTGGATTACCGCATCGTCCGCGACGACGCCCTCGAAATTCGCGGCGCGCTCAACGCCCTGATGCGGCAGGCGCAGGTCGTCATCACGAGCGGCGGGACCGGCATCACGGGCCGTGACGTCACCATTCCCGTCGTCGAGAGCCTCATCACCAAACCCATGCCGGGCTTCGGAGAACTGTTCCGGATGCTCAGCTTTCAGCAGGTGAAGGGCGCCGCGATGCTGTCCCGCGCCGTCGGCGGGCTTGCCAGCCAGACGCTGCTGTTCGCGCTGCCCGGCAGCCGGAACGCCGTGCAGACCGCCTGGGAGGGCCTGCTGCGCGACGAACTCACGCACCTCGTGTTCGAACTGACGCGCCACGTCCAGCCGACCACCCTGCCCAGCGCGCCCGCCGCCGTGCAGGACGCCGTCAGGGACGGCCCGGACGGTCCGGAAGGCGACCTGCAGGTCACCCCGCCCCGCCTCTGACCCGCGCCCTCCCAGGAGACCCCGTGACCGGACCGGACCACCCCGCCGAACGGGACGAGACCCAGCCCGCACTGGACGTGACCACCCGGGCACGTCTCCGGGCGGAGGAGACCGAACGGCTCCGCCTCCGCACGGAACTGGAGGACGAACGCCGCCGCAAGCAGATCAGCCGCGAGAACCGGGGCTGCCTCGGGGCGATCAACCTGGTGCTGAAGATCCTCGGCTGGTGAACCGCACCCCGCCCCTGCCCGCGAACCCCCGTCACGCGAACCGCTCCCGTGCCCGCAGGACGGGGCGGGCCGTGCACGTGAAGGACACGTAAGCCATTTCGCCCACGATCCCTGTGGGTCCCCCTTCCTATACTGTTGGGCGTGCCGTTCGAAGAAGCCGCCCTCGCCACCCTCGATTTCCCCCGCATCCGGGCTGCCCTCGCCACGCGCGCCGCGACCGGCATGGGCGTGGAGCGCGCCCAGGGCCTGTGTCCCAGTGACAGCCCCGCGCAGATCGCCCGGGAACTCGACGAACTCGAGGACGCGCTGTTCGGCGTGTCCCTGTCGCTCGGCGGCGTGCAGGACGTCCGGCCGCTCGTGGAGCGCGCCCGTGACGGCCGCGTCCTGACCGGCCAGGAACTGCTGGAGGTCGGGTACACCCTCGACGCGGCCATGACGGTGCGCCGATCCGTCGCCACCAACTCGCGCGGCCCGCTGCTGGACGTCGTCACGCACCACGCCGGGACGGGCCTGTCGGACCACACGCTCGTCGTGCGGCGCGTGCTGGAGAGCATCGACCGTGGCGGCGAGGTCCGCGACGACGCCACGCCCAAACTCCGCGAACTGCGCCGCCGTCTCGCGCCGCTGCGCGACCGCATCCGCGAACGCCTCACCAACACCCTCGAACAGTGGGCGGACGTGCTGCAGGAGAACATCGTCACGCTGCGCCGCGACCGCTACGTGCTGCCCGTCCAGGCGAGCCGCGTCTCGCAGGTGCAGGGCATCATCGTGGACTCCAGCGCTTCGGGGCAGACGTACTTCGTGGAGCCCGCCTCCATCACGCCCCTCAACAACGAACTCGCGCGCCTCCTGCTCGACGAGGAGGCCGAGGTGCGCCGCATCCTCACCGAACTGTCCGGCCTGATCGCCGGGGACGCCGGGATCGACGCGACCATCCTCACGCTCGCCGAACTCGACCTGATCGCCGCGAAAGCCAGACTCGCCCGCGACTGGCGCCTGAACCGCCCGCAGACCGGACCGGACGGCGAGTACCGCCTGCACGAAGCCCGCCACCCGCTCATCGACAACGCCGTCGCGAACGACCTGACGCTCGGCGACACGCGCCTGCTGCTCATCACCGGCCCGAACATGGGCGGCAAGACCGCCACCCTCAAGACCCTCGGTCTCGCCGTCCTGATGCACCAGTGCGGCCTGTACGTCGCCGCGGCGAGCGCCGTGCTGCCCGTCGTGGAAGACGTCCTCGTGGACATCGGGGACGAGCAGAGCATCGAGGCGAGCCTGTCCACCTTCGCGTCGCACCTCAAGCATCAGCGCGAGGTGCTCGACATGGCGGGCCGCCGCACCCTGGTCCTCATCGACGAGCTCGGCAGCGGCACCGACCCGCAGGAAGGCGCCGCGCTCAGTCAGGCGATCATCGAACGCCTCCTGGGTCAGGACGCGCGCGGCGTGATCACGTCGCACCTCGCGCCGCTCAAGCTGTTCGCGCTGGAAACGCCGGGCCTGAAGAACGCCAGCATGGGCTTCGACCTCGCGCAGCTCGCGCCCACCTACCGCCTGCAGGTCGGCCAGCCGGGCCGCAGCTACGCGCTCGCCATCGCGCGCCGCATGGGCCTCCCCGAAAGCGTCATGACGCGCGCCGAAACCATCCTCGGACCGGAAGGCGGACTGCTCGAAGCGCTGCTCGAGAACCTCGAACAGGAGCGCGAGACGCTCCGCGCCGACCTGGACCGCGCCGCCGCCGCGCGCCGCACCGCCGAGGCCGAACTGGGCCGCGTGCAGCAGGAACGCGCCACCATCCAGGAACGCCGCGACGAACTCATCGCGGAGGCCGCGCAGAAGGCCGAGGCGCTCTACACCAACGCCGTCGAACAGGTCCGCAGCCTCCGCTCCCGCGCCCGCGAGGACACCGCCCGCCCCCGCGTCCTCGAGGAACTGCGCCAGCTGCGCCGCACCGCGCAGGCCGAACGACCGCAGACGCAGCCGGAAACGCCGCGCGGCGACCCCCTGCGCGCGGGCAGCACCGTCGACGTGCCCGCCTACGGCGCGAGCGGCCAGGTGCTCGACGTGCGCGGCGACGAACTCGTCGTGCAGCTCGGCGTCATGAAGGTCAACGTGCGCCGCCGCGACGTGCGCCTGCGCGCCGAGGAACCCCCGAAGGTCCAGGCGAAGAAACGCGCCGCGTTCGTCGGCACGACCGCCACCACCTTCCAGAACGAACTGCAGCTGCGCGGCCACCACGTCGAGGAGGCCGTCGAGGAACTCCGGCAGGCGGTCGGTGAGGCGCACGCCCTCAAGGAATCCCCGCTGCGCGTCGTGCACGGCAAGGGGCAGGGCGTTCTGCGCCGCCTGCTGCGCGACTACCTCAAGACCGACAAGCGCGTCGAGAGCTTCAGCGACGCCGAACCGAACCAGGGCGGGCACGGCGTCACCGTCGTCCACATCCGCCGCTCCTGACGCGCCCCGGCCGGGCAGGCTCATGAGACGTCTGTCCCTCCCCCTCACCCCCGGTCCGTTCCTTCTGGCATAGTGGGGCGACATGGTGACGAGACTCCGTATCCTTTCCGCCGCACTGAGCCTGGTCCTGGGAACCGCCGGAGGGCTCGCCTCCGCGCAGACGCAGCCTCCCCAGCCGCCACCCTCGACCAGCCCCAACGACCCCAACGTCAGCTTCACGGCCCAGCTGCTGAACCTGTTCAGCGCCGAGTACCTCGGCCGCTTCGGTGGTGTGGAGGGCTTCGCGGACTCCTCCAACGGGTACGGCGTGCGGTACTTCCCGCTGCCTTTCAAGGCCGACACGCGCCTCACGTACGTCAGCCACCCCAAGTATCAGGAGTACGCGCTCAGCGTGCGCTACGACGACACCACCTTCGCCGCAGGCCGGTACTACAACGACACGGCGGGCGCCACGGAAGGCGTCGGCCACCTCGAGATCAACCACAACCCCTACACGGGCCTGCAGTACCAGGCGCTGCTGCAGGACCATAACCGAGTCAGCCAGCTGTCTGCCGGATGGGCCGCCGCGCAGGGTCCCTTCCGGGTCTACGCCGAGGCGGGCTACGCCTGGCAGGGCACCGGGAACTACGACAACGTCAAGGGTCCGGACGGGTATCAGGAGTCGCCGTTCGTCCACACCGAAGTGAGCGGCGGAAAGAGCGTCACGGACGGCCCCGCCACGTACGGCGTGTACGGCACGGCGCGCGGGTACTTCTTCCCGAAGTCGGTGCAGCTCAGCACGGACCTGAGTGCCAGCGTCACCGTGCGCCCCACCGACTACAGCAGCGTGACGGTCAGCGAGTTCGAACGCTTCGCGGTCGGGGACAGCCAGATCGGGGCGTACAACTTCGGCCGCTACAGCCGCAGCAACGTGGACGTGGTCGCCACGCCCAGACTCAATGCCGGGGCGCTGTCGCTTCGCTCGGCGGAGTACCACTTCCGGTACTCGTTCCTGGGCAGCGAGACGACGCTCAACAACGTGGCGTTCACGGCCCGCGCGGATGTCGCGCCCGCGTTCGTGCTGGACCTGACGCCGCACTACGACAACGAGCGCAGCGTGAACGGCCTGACCGTGACGAGCGAGGGTGGCGTGCGCGCCGACCTGTTCTACCGCAACGACGCGCTGCCGGTCCTGATCGGGCCGCGCATCGACTACGTTTTCGGCAACACCACCACCGCTTCCACAGCGGCCGATGGCACCACCGCGTACACGGTGACGCCCACCAACCGCTGGATCATCAGCGTCAAGATCGGCGCGAAGTAAGCTTCGGCCCTGGCGTGTTCCGTCGTTCGCCCGTCCCGCCCCGTCTGCGCCCCCTCGTCCTGAACGGGCGGTGGCCGGACGGGGCGGTGCTCGTGGGCGGCGCGGTGCGCGACGTGCTGCGCGGCGTGACGCCGAAAGACTGGGACTGGGCGGCCCCCGACCCGCACGCGGCGGCGGAACGGCTGGCTGGCCTGCTCGGCGGGGCAGTGTTCGCGCTCGATCCCGTGCGCGGGTACTACCGCGTGGTGGCGGGCGCACAGCAGCATGACGTCGTGCCGCGCCCCGACCTGCTGGAGGACGACCTGTGGCGGCGGGACTTCACGGTGAACGCGCTGGCCCTGCACGCGGACGGGCGCGTGACGGACCCCACCGGCGGTCGGCGCGACCTGCGTGCAGGGCGCCTGCGGATGGTGCGGGAAGAGAACCTGCGCGGCGATCCGCTCAGGCTCCTGCGGGCCGCGCGGCTGAGCGTCACGCTGGGCTTCTCGCTGGAACCCGCCACGCGGGCCGCCGTGCAGCGGCTGGCGGGGGAGGGGCTGCCACTGCCCGCCCCGGAACGCGCGCGTGACGAACTGAACGCCCTGCTGCGGCACGAGGACGCCGCGCGCGGTGTGCTGCTGCTCAGGGACCTCGGGCTGCTGCGCGTGTACCTGCCGGAACTGCTGGAGGGGGAAGGCATGCGGCACGGGGACTTCCATCACCTGGACGTGCTGGGGCACGCGGCCGAGGCCCTGCACCAGCTGCTGGGCCGCTTCCCGGACGCGCCGCTCACGCTGCGCTGGGCGGCCCTGCTGCACGACGTGGGAAAGCCGCGCACGCGGGGCGTGGACGGGGACGCGCTGCACTTTCACGGGCACGAGCGGGTCGGGGCGGACCTCGCGCGCGAGATGCTGACGCGCCTGCGCTTCCCGGCGGGCGAGGTGGAGCGCGTGACGGCGCTCGTGGCGGCGCACATGCTGCCGCTCCCGCAGTCGGAACGGGAGGCGCGGCGCTTCGTGCACCGCCGCCGGGACCTGCTGCCGGACCTGCTCGCCCTGATGCTGGCGGACCGCGAGGCGGCACGCGGGCCGCGCAGCAGCGAGCACTCGCGTTTCTCGTACCGGCAGGGCATGGACCGCGTCCTGGCGGCCCTGGAGGACCAGCCCGGCGTGCCCGCCCCGCTGCTGGACGGGCGGCAGGTGATGGCCCTGCTGGACCTCCCGCCCGGCCCGCAGCTCGGGGAGGCGCTGCGCGCCCTCGCCGAAGCGCGCGCACTGGGCGACGTGACGGACGAGGCCGGGGCGCGCACGTGGCTGCTCGCCTGGGCGAACGGGAAGGTCCAGGCGACCTGAATTCCCCGTGCCGCCCGTGCCCAGGTTATCCGGTACACTGCGCAGGGTGGATATTCGCACCCCCGACTGGGTCAAGGACGCCGTCTTCTACCAGATCTTCCCCGACCGCTTCGCCCGCAGCACCCGCGTTCCGAAAGCGACTCACCTGCA encodes:
- a CDS encoding glucodextranase DOMON-like domain-containing protein; amino-acid sequence: MLSLLAAALLTIPDAAGDTRGDGSYTLPSRPPLAASALDLRELRVETVNGKLRLTVALGSVQNLWNAPLGYSAGVIDIFVKSRLGGASTLDSLGFVTPAQQGWQYHIRVDGFGSSLEFVPDGKATPVRKDTPLTVRLSGSAVQVDTPIPAGQYGYWVTSSVYSPFTTDGLLRPSVGGGSASVSSTRPNAPVPVDVLSGGDQARAYAQGVLQPVGRTRDRRALLLLGLAAAGLLVCVIATVRVWRKSRV
- a CDS encoding gluconeogenesis factor YvcK family protein; translated protein: MSRWLPAGLGVKRWFTLFIACSLVGAFAFLYLTWTGPLHAVATRWILNLNAALGTGFLQVWMLGGAVMLLSLAGAVTSMVMFNRSILRAMGSDPAATLDTIHSVRTLARGPRVVAVGGGTGLSKLLGGMKSHTGNLTGIVTVADDGGSSGRLRASLDMIAPGDLTDCYAALSDSPVLARLLLHRFERGEGLEGHTFGNLLLATLSEEQGGLQGAMQDVHEILKVRGEVFPATTSPTRLVAELSDGRTVVGESQLAQSKGDARILRVRLDPPDLPALPAVTAAVRQADLIVLGPGSLYTSILPALLVPEVAETIRRSPAPLVYVAPIMTEPGETDGMGLAALDAAILHHLGRRPDLLLVNSQPVPLRVVDRYAAEGAELLSSLGMTPGVRRRVSYAPLLEAGDVAHHDPAALARALLALRHRR
- the rapZ gene encoding RNase adapter RapZ; translated protein: MPFIIVSGLSGSGKSTALRALEDAGYFATDNLPPELWGAMSDLAQARGIERVVVSTDARTRDFLAALDSSYDRLTKRQDGVRVVFLEATDEVLLRRYNLSRRIHPLGDPSLLLDFKREADLLAPLRAIADTVIDTTTLSNAQLSERVLGLFGLSQGFDLRLTTFGFKHAPPRDVDLMVDVRTLPNPYYDPQLRARTGLDEDVAGYVFQDQASLDFYARLRDYVRESAERARANGRLSYSVAVGCTGGQHRSVAVAERLKHDLDDLGARVIDHRDIPQTTP
- the recF gene encoding DNA replication/repair protein RecF (All proteins in this family for which functions are known are DNA-binding proteins that assist the filamentation of RecA onto DNA for the initiation of recombination or recombinational repair.) is translated as MAGVLLTALTTLNYRNLEAATLNFPAGVTGIWGQNGAGKTNLLEAAYLALTGLTDAPRLEVLVRAGEREGYVRADLYQGGSLSVLETGVGRGRRTTRVDGVRVRGQELPRGSAVWIRPEDSELVYGGPALRRAFLDALLSRLSPRHAQVLARYERSVAQRNAGLKAGEDWAMGVWDESLVTLGTEIMLLRRRAVSRLAELAAENHAALGSGKPLRLELLETTTPDTFRADLGRRRPEELRRGATVLGPHRDDLRLHLGDFPASDYASRGEARTIALALRKAELDLLQERYAEPPILLIDDFSAELDPQRRQFLLDLAASVPQAIVTGTEAFPGAVLELRAHGGTFRPARHPEPQPTQVHA
- a CDS encoding DUF721 domain-containing protein, translated to MSRRTGTTHSMRGLLGETLARRGLKVGVNRARSVLLWPQVVGPELARLTRARNQHGTTLFVEARDSAQAHHLSMQRHHVLARLQQALGDESVTELRFVVGTPRPEETVVVQDVLPPPDRERAQQLVQDVPDTLRDAATRAAEAITRARRWREQQGYSPCPVCGEATAEQPCRACSLTLKDPAVRRAAPQLARDPRLLDTLPVLLGESGTQAARHLALEVLSEQMDLLALECVRSGGEVYYREYLGEQARLYVSLTLRRTNAPLTRAHLRLLPERVQTVLAGSVEQD
- a CDS encoding MogA/MoaB family molybdenum cofactor biosynthesis protein, translating into MSREDHIQAAPDRVQVGVLTISDTRTEETDTSGQYLLAELRSGGHDVVDYRIVRDDALEIRGALNALMRQAQVVITSGGTGITGRDVTIPVVESLITKPMPGFGELFRMLSFQQVKGAAMLSRAVGGLASQTLLFALPGSRNAVQTAWEGLLRDELTHLVFELTRHVQPTTLPSAPAAVQDAVRDGPDGPEGDLQVTPPRL
- a CDS encoding endonuclease MutS2, with product MPFEEAALATLDFPRIRAALATRAATGMGVERAQGLCPSDSPAQIARELDELEDALFGVSLSLGGVQDVRPLVERARDGRVLTGQELLEVGYTLDAAMTVRRSVATNSRGPLLDVVTHHAGTGLSDHTLVVRRVLESIDRGGEVRDDATPKLRELRRRLAPLRDRIRERLTNTLEQWADVLQENIVTLRRDRYVLPVQASRVSQVQGIIVDSSASGQTYFVEPASITPLNNELARLLLDEEAEVRRILTELSGLIAGDAGIDATILTLAELDLIAAKARLARDWRLNRPQTGPDGEYRLHEARHPLIDNAVANDLTLGDTRLLLITGPNMGGKTATLKTLGLAVLMHQCGLYVAAASAVLPVVEDVLVDIGDEQSIEASLSTFASHLKHQREVLDMAGRRTLVLIDELGSGTDPQEGAALSQAIIERLLGQDARGVITSHLAPLKLFALETPGLKNASMGFDLAQLAPTYRLQVGQPGRSYALAIARRMGLPESVMTRAETILGPEGGLLEALLENLEQERETLRADLDRAAAARRTAEAELGRVQQERATIQERRDELIAEAAQKAEALYTNAVEQVRSLRSRAREDTARPRVLEELRQLRRTAQAERPQTQPETPRGDPLRAGSTVDVPAYGASGQVLDVRGDELVVQLGVMKVNVRRRDVRLRAEEPPKVQAKKRAAFVGTTATTFQNELQLRGHHVEEAVEELRQAVGEAHALKESPLRVVHGKGQGVLRRLLRDYLKTDKRVESFSDAEPNQGGHGVTVVHIRRS
- a CDS encoding HD domain-containing protein; amino-acid sequence: MFRRSPVPPRLRPLVLNGRWPDGAVLVGGAVRDVLRGVTPKDWDWAAPDPHAAAERLAGLLGGAVFALDPVRGYYRVVAGAQQHDVVPRPDLLEDDLWRRDFTVNALALHADGRVTDPTGGRRDLRAGRLRMVREENLRGDPLRLLRAARLSVTLGFSLEPATRAAVQRLAGEGLPLPAPERARDELNALLRHEDAARGVLLLRDLGLLRVYLPELLEGEGMRHGDFHHLDVLGHAAEALHQLLGRFPDAPLTLRWAALLHDVGKPRTRGVDGDALHFHGHERVGADLAREMLTRLRFPAGEVERVTALVAAHMLPLPQSEREARRFVHRRRDLLPDLLALMLADREAARGPRSSEHSRFSYRQGMDRVLAALEDQPGVPAPLLDGRQVMALLDLPPGPQLGEALRALAEARALGDVTDEAGARTWLLAWANGKVQAT